In Mastomys coucha isolate ucsf_1 unplaced genomic scaffold, UCSF_Mcou_1 pScaffold20, whole genome shotgun sequence, one DNA window encodes the following:
- the LOC116098299 gene encoding olfactory receptor 6M1-like, whose product MGNGTTVQEFTLEGFPAVQHLGRLLFSLNLLAYLASIIGNVIIVSIVCTSARLKSPMYFFLGVFSFGESCFTSAVIPKLLAIFLLGKQTISFVACFIQSFVILFIGAFGFFLIAVMSVDRCVAICWPLHYSTIMDLRTCILLIIACLAVTFPLIMWLVVKVSRLSFCGPHDIPHFFCDVSPLIHLSCSDTSSAEALMFALALIILLSSLIITTIAYSNIVVTIVRLPSAKERQRAFSTCSSHLIVLSLMYGSCVFIYVKPKQASRLESNREAALVNTVVTPLLNPVIYTLRNKQVHQALREALCRMKISG is encoded by the coding sequence ATGGGAAATGGGACCACTGTCCAGGAATTTACCCTGGAGGGATTTCCTGCTGTGCAGCACCTGGGCAGACTTCTCTTCTCCCTGAACCTGCTGGCATACCTGGCCTCCATCATCGGAAATGTCATCATTGTTTCCATTGTCTGCACCAGTGCCCGTCTGAAAAGccccatgtactttttcctcGGTGTTTTCTCCTTTGGGGAGTCTTGTTTTACCAGTGCTGTTATTCCCAAGTTGTTGGCTATATTTCTTTTAGGGAAACAAACGATTTCCTTTGTTGCCTGCTTCATACAAAGCTTCGTCATTCTATTTATCGGGGCATTCGGTTTTTTTCTCATAGCTGTCATGTCAGTTGACAGGTGTGTGGCTATTTGCTGGCCTCTGCATTATTCCACCATCATGGACCTGAGGACCTGCATCCTCCTAATCATAGCCTGCCTTGCTGTGACCTTCCCCCTGATCATGTGGCTAGTAGTGAAGGTATCACGGTTATCCTTCTGCGGCCCCCACGACATCCCACACTTCTTCTGTGACGTCAGCCCTCTGATCCACCTCTCTTGCTCAGACACCAGTTCTGCGGAAGCTCTGATGTTTGCCCTGGCCTTGATtatccttctctcttctctcatcatAACCACTATCGCATACAGCAACATAGTAGTCACAATTGTGCGTCTCCCGTCAGCCAAGGAGAGACAGCGAGCTTTCTCCACCTGCTCATCCCACCTCATCGTCCTCTCTCTGATGTACGGCagctgtgtgtttatatatgtgaaaCCGAAGCAAGCGAGTAGGCTTGAGTCCAACAGAGAGGCTGCTCTTGTGAACACGGTAGTGACGCCGCTTCTGAACCCCGTTATCTACACCCTGCGCAACAAGCAGGTCCACCAGGCTCTGAGGGAGGCTCTGTGCAGAATGAAAATATCAGGATAG
- the LOC116098298 gene encoding olfactory receptor 6C75-like produces the protein MAKEEEVRMEAWNETTVLEFVLEGFLVAQHLSKVLFLVHLLVYLASVTGNTLIIAITWTDPRLQTPMYFFLRSFSFCECCFISTVIPKLLSIFLFGDRTIHFTPCIIQAFSFLFLGSTIFFHMAVMSLDRYLAICRPLHYPAIMNPRVCFLLVFFSYVLSFMLVTGVILKLSWLSFCGSTVIPHFFCDLGSLIHLSCSDTKSLERMAFAVAVLVLFTSVLAALFAYSHILISIMRLPSAKDRQKAFSTCSSHLIVLSLMYGSCVFIYVKPKQVSRLEFNREASLVNTVVTPLLNPVIYTLRNKQVHQALRDALSRVNLRK, from the coding sequence ATGGCAAAGGAAGAGGAGGTAAGGATGGAGGCGTGGAATGAGACAACAGTCCTGGAGTTTGTGCTGGAGGGCTTCCTTGTGGCTCAGCACCTGAGCAAGGTCCTTTTCCTCGTGCACCTGCTGGTGTATCTGGCCTCAGTCACAGGAAACACACTCATAATCGCCATCACCTGGACCGATCCTCGCCTGCAGACCCCgatgtacttcttcctcaggaGTTTCTCCTTCTGTGAGTGCTGTTTCATTTCCACTGTCATCCCGAAGCTCCTGTCGatctttctttttggagacagaacaATTCATTTCACTCCTTGTATCATCCAAgcgttttcttttttatttcttgggtCAACAATTTTCTTCCACATGGCTGTGATGTCCTTGGATCGCTACCTGGCCATTTGCAGGCCTCTGCACTACCCAGCCATCATGAACCCCAGGGTCTGTTTCCTTCTGGTTTTCTTCAGCTATGTGCTTTCCTTCATGCTAGTAACCGGTGTGATTCTGAAACTTTCCTGGCTGTCTTTCTGTGGCTCTACTGTCATCCCCCATTTCTTCTGTGACCTTGGCTCCTTAATTCATCTCTCCTGTTCAGACACCAAATCTCTTGAAAGAATGGCCTTCGCTGTTGCTGTGCTAGTCCTTTTCACGTCTGTCCTTGCGGCTCTATTTGCATACAGCCACATTCTAATCTCAATCATGCGTCTCCCATCGGCCAAGGATCGACAGAAAGCTTTCTCCACCTGCTCATCCCACCTCATCGTCCTCTCTCTGATGTATGGCagctgtgtgtttatatatgtgaaaCCGAAGCAAGTGAGCAGGCTTGAATTCAACAGAGAGGCCTCTCTCGTAAACACCGTAGTGACGCCGCTTCTGAACCCCGTTATCTACACCCTGCGCAACAAGCAGGTCCACCAGGCTCTGAGGGATGCACTGTCCAGGGTGAACTTGCGGAAGTAA